The Leptospira saintgironsiae genome contains the following window.
CCATGTCACCGTTTGGAAAATTGATCCTATAGAAGTCTGAATGATTCTCTCCTAAAACTTTTTCAAGTTCCGCAGTGATAGCCTGCGCCTTCATCTCAGGAGTTTGATCGAAAGGAATTACATCAGAAGGAATTTCCTTATATTCTTCACTCTTGGAGTCAAACTTACCGGAACGATTTCCATTCCAGAAGAATGTTACGTGCCCATATTTTTGTGTTTCGGATAATGCGTATTGGTTAATCCCAGATTTAGCCATGTATTCACCCAAGGTACGATCAATCGCGGGTGGACTTACTAAAAAACGTTCAGGTAATTGCAAATCTCCGTCGTATTGCATCATCCCCGCGTAACATACTTCAGGAAAAATTCCTCTATCGAATTTGTCGAAATTTTTCTGAGTGAATGCTTGGGAGATCTCAATTGCTCTATCACCTCTGAAGTTTGTGAATACTACAGAGTCTCCACTTAGAATTTTCCCAACGGGTTTTCCTGATTCTTCTACTACAAAACTAGGAAGATATTGATCAATTACTGTAGGCTCTTCTTTTCTAAATGTTTCGATTGCCGTCTTTGCATCAGGGAAACTTCTGCCTTCTCCGTGGACGTGAATCTTCCATCCTCTTTCTACCATGGACCAGTCTGCTTCGTAACGATCCATGGTGATTGTCATTCTTCCTCCACCGGACGCGATCTTTATGTCAGCACCATTTGATCTGAGTGTGGTCAGCCATTCTTCGAAAGGATTCAAATATTCTAAAGCGGACTTTTCAGGCACATCCCTTCCGTCTAGAAGAATGTGCAATCTGATGCTTGGGACCTTGTCCTGTATTGCTGCTTGTATTAAAGACTTTGTATGATCTATATGTGCATGAACATTTCCGTCAGAAAACAAACCGATTAAATGAAGAGTGGAATTTTTAGTTTTTGTATTTTCTACAATTTCCTTCCAAGCTTTTCCTTCGAATAACAGTCCTTCGGCGATAGAGTTATTGACTAGCTTAGCGCCCTGATCGAAAATACGCCCGCAGCCTAAAACATTATGACCTACTTCTGAATTTCCCATATCCTCATCTGAAGGCATACCAACTGCGGTTCCATGTGCTTTTAATAGTATGGTAGGGGATTCTTTCCAAAGTTTATTAAGAAAAGGAAGATTGGCACCAGCGATTGCGTTCCCGAATTCGGGTCCTTTAGGAGTATAACCTACGCCGTCTAAAATTACGAATAATAGCTTTTTGGGAGAGAAGGGAGTCTTTTTCTTCAGTTGCATTCTATTCCAGGAAAGCTCTTCCCTATGCTTCGTCAAGAGGATTCATGTAGGGCCTTTGGCATACTTATTTCGGTTTATGCAGGTTTTATCGAAAAAGAAGTAGGATTTAGGTTTTTCGGTGGAAGCGTTTAGAATGCATTATATCATGGTTTTGAATATCCGGGAGGATACTCATATCTTCATGCGAATATCTTTCCGTAACTATATGCTAAATTTTTAATATTTAATTATTTATAGACAAAGATGAACGCAAAAGGCCCCAAACCCTTAGATCCGAACACAGGCAACGTAGCCGTTCCTAGCTTCTTAAAAGTTAAGAAGTTAAACGAAGTAGTGAGTTACTACATGAACGACAAGATAACTCACTCAGTTTACAAAGCCATTTCTGCTGCGACATCTTTTAAAAATGTAAAGAAGAGGCAATTATTCGAACCTCATCATAAAGTACCTGAAGTTGGAGAATTAGGTCCAAAGGACATAGACCTTCACTTAAAACGTCTGTTAGAAGACGGCACAATTTCTCAGCTAGCATACTTGATCAGCGATAGTGCAGAAAAACAACCAGAAGCACTTCCTTGTTATGCGTCCTTTCCGGAAGCAGAATCTTTAGATCTGAGCAGGATCTATCTTGAACTTCTGGATTATTCAGTATCTTCTCTTTTGAATTATCTAGACCGAAAAGAAGAAACAGGTAAAACCTTACTTTGGGAAAATTTGGAATCGGATCTAGAATGGGGAGCAAGGAAAGAATCTCCTTTTCCTCAGTTATTTTTGTATTTGAGACAAGCATTCCATAATGAACATTTTCGAATTGCTGCAAATCCAGAGTTTGTTAAAGATTTCTTATTTGAATTAGAAGACGATCTTCATAAAAAAGGAAGAGTAATAGATGTTCCAGGTTATGGATTATTCGGGATCAAAAATTCCAAAGAAGCAGTCCAAATCATGGATCATGTGGATGATTTTATTCAATCTAAAGGAACAAAACAATTACGTCATGTTCTGATAGAAGAATTTCAAAAGATCGCCATGGAAGAAAAATTATATTATTCTAATACTTCCAATCCTGAGACTACAAAGTTCAAAATAGAAAGAGCGGAAGCGTTTGCAAGAGCCCTGCCTGGCACTCCAAGCCCGGGAACTCCTGGAATGTTAAGTGTAGTTTTGATTCGTAGCCTTTCTGAACTCGCCGAAAAAGAACTTCATAAACAGTCCGCAGAAAGAGATCGAAATAAATTTCATGATATTAAAAGAAATCTTCTCTCCGAATCAGGTTCTTGGGAAAGGAAGGTTCTATTAGTTCCGGACAAAGAGTTTAAATCTTATCCAGAAGAATTAAAAAGAATGCTGATAGATGATCTGGAAATCGGTTATTCTACCTGGGAAACCAAGACCACGACTATACACGCATTCTTTCATAAAAATGCAAACAGCGTCAGACAGATCATCCTGAGTTTGGGAGCGGCCACAAATGTAGAAACCTGGAAAATTCTCTGCATCAGACAACTAGTAGAATCCAACGAACCTCAGATCAAATCAATATTCCGAGAACCTGATTTGGTCAAAGCTTACGGAAAAGTATTAAGAAAAGGTTATTTAGATTATTTCCCTTGGTATTATACCATCTTGGATCTGATCGGGATAGGAAGAATATTCCAAGACATGTTCTTTGCCCAAGCAAAAGAAAAAATAAAAGGCCAACAAAACCAACTCAAAGCCAGAAACCACGAGACTTCTAAAAAAGAAGAGCAGGCCAAAATACAGGAAAAGATCAAAGAAGAAGAAAAGATCCGCTCTGCAGAACAGAGAACTAAAATTTCTTCTGCAATGGATGAATTTTATTTTAGACGTGCCCTTCCACCTACTGCATCCGAGATCCAAGGAATTGTGGTAGAATTCCAAGCAGATCTATTTTACCAAATTCTGGATCGGGAAAAATTCGTTTTTATTCCTTGGGAAAAAGGAAAGGAAAGAATGGATCAGATCATTTGTTATCCTGCAAACGAATCGTTCAGGAACAAAGCTAGAGAATTACATCGTATTCTGTCCGAAAAAATGGAAGTCCTACAAAATAAAGTCAGGACGGCAGAGGAAGAAGATAGCAGAACTAGGATCTCAAAAGTAATTAAACATGTAGATGAATGGTTTGCTTCTTACAAATCTTCTGCAGACAAATCAACCCCTCAAAAAGGAAAAGTCGAATCTGACGATC
Protein-coding sequences here:
- the gpmI gene encoding 2,3-bisphosphoglycerate-independent phosphoglycerate mutase codes for the protein MQLKKKTPFSPKKLLFVILDGVGYTPKGPEFGNAIAGANLPFLNKLWKESPTILLKAHGTAVGMPSDEDMGNSEVGHNVLGCGRIFDQGAKLVNNSIAEGLLFEGKAWKEIVENTKTKNSTLHLIGLFSDGNVHAHIDHTKSLIQAAIQDKVPSIRLHILLDGRDVPEKSALEYLNPFEEWLTTLRSNGADIKIASGGGRMTITMDRYEADWSMVERGWKIHVHGEGRSFPDAKTAIETFRKEEPTVIDQYLPSFVVEESGKPVGKILSGDSVVFTNFRGDRAIEISQAFTQKNFDKFDRGIFPEVCYAGMMQYDGDLQLPERFLVSPPAIDRTLGEYMAKSGINQYALSETQKYGHVTFFWNGNRSGKFDSKSEEYKEIPSDVIPFDQTPEMKAQAITAELEKVLGENHSDFYRINFPNGDMVGHTGNYKATVEAMEFLDGCMARLAEACKKNNVVLLVSADHGNADEMYQLDKKGNVEKDKEGKPVPKTSHTLNPVPFSVLDPENKIKLRTDLQNPGLANVAATILDIMGYETPEGYHPSLVAK